The genomic stretch CCACGCCAGGCCTCTATTTAACCAGATcggggaggggagttcggttccgaAACCGCATTCCGGCGAGGAATTCCGGCCGCTCCTCCGTGACCTCCGCTCCGTTCCCCATGACTTGTAGTTACATTTTAATGTCATTTAGGATCGAGGAATGGATAATATTTTAGGGCAAATCCGAGTAAAAGATTATTCACTCCTCGACCCCGGATGATATGTGAAACATGCTtatctctagcctactacctactggcACTGTGGAGGTGGACGATCGCCCGCAGCTCTTTCTGATGCTCTCTCTCCTGCTCTCTCTGCCGCTCCTCCGTCGTCGATCCCCCGCTGCTCTCTCCGCCGCGAACGTCAAGTAGGCGGATCtatccgcggccaccgcctcctgacgcagcagctgctccagctcctcccgccgccgacgatgatccaactcctgcctctgtagccggagctgcatctccgccaaatgccgccgctcgtagacttcatcctgacgATGCGTCTCCTCCCGCATCAACCACCACagcgcaagctcctcccacccctGCTGCTGGCGCGCCTCCTACTGGCgttgccgctccgcctcccgccgccgtcgcgcctccTCGCTGCCGCCTCCTGACCCTGCCGCTCATCCGCGACAAAGGCATCTCCagtcgccgctagcgccgcctcctcccacgcctcgtagtCTGCGAGCTAAGGGTCCGcctccacgacttctacggccgcctcCTCCCATGAATCAAACATTGTGCTATTTCCCGCGTGGCGTCATGGCGGGAGAGTTTCCAGCCCGGCgtcgtggcggtaaaatatcccgcgcggcgccctGCCGTCACTGACAGACGGCTCCCAcacccaaaattttcagcctcgcgaggcgccggggcgcccgattcgcgcccttcgtcATGGGACCGGCACGGGGTtgtcggcgcttctattgggctcggaaAAGCGCCGGCGCTATTTGGGGCGCATCGGTGTGAGCctattttcgctcccggcccccaaatcgctatcggggccgctatggggcgcgggccggtggagatgctctaagaacacCTCTGTTCCACTCATCGTGCTGGTAATACAAACAAAGCCATTCACATTGAGCAACAAAACCATTGGGTTGACATCGTTCATATTAGCAGCAGCAATCGACGATTGAATCATACTCATCTCTTTATGGGAACGGAGGTGCCGAACAACCTGTAAGATCTTCCTATGGAGATCAAAGAACCTACTACTCCTGGTAATACTAACAAAACCAGACAAACCAAGCTCAAGCAGAATTTGAGTGGTTGATAACGACATCtgtgatcatgttcttgaggCATCAACCTATTGGTCCTGGGAATACTAACAAAACCACACAAATCAGATTCAAGCAGAATTGAGCGGCCAATAACGACATCTCTGTTCATGTTCGTGAAGCATCAACCTATTAATCCTTGTAATACAAACAAAACCACACATATCAACCAACAAAACAATTAGCTATGCATTATATACTGTAATAGCAGATGCAATCGGCAACTGAATCATAGTCTCATCCCGACGCGAGAATTAACGCAACAGCCTGcacgaaaaaaaaaaacaagagatcTTCTAACGAGGCCAAGAACCAAGCGACGAACCAATCGATCAGAGCACGGCTCATGTCGCCGGAGCGCCAAACGCATCCTGGCGTGCACGGCGAACCAGCGAGGCGCAGTcctccgccatctccatcgccttcTCCAGGGTTGCGACACGGAGCCGCACGTTGCTGTCGTCGTCGGTGAAGTCGTCGTCCGCGCCAGGAACAGGGGCACGCGTCGACGTAGGGTCCAGCAGGAGGTCGACAAGCAGAAGGCGGTCGCAGCAGAGCTCCAAGGCGTCGAACGCTTCCCCGGCGCGCAGCCTCGCGTCCTGGCCTGTAGCGCCACCCAGCAGCGCGGACTTGGAGACGGCGAggtccttggccgcgcggccgagCGCGTCCTCCGCGAGCTGGAGGATCTTGTCGCGCCGCTCCATGGATGCGCCGCCGCGGATCGCCGAGTGCACCGCTGCCGCAGCCATGCGCTCCTCCTGCGCGTCGGCGGCGATCTTCCCGGCGACATCCCCCACACGCTCCGGCACAGGTGGGTTTGGTTTCTGAATACTTCGATTGGCTTACGGGGCCGGGCGATCTGAAATAGCCTCTGTGGTGCCAGGCTGGCGAGGTGGCCCCACGGCTGTAACCGATTTTTCACCGTTCCCGCCGTCAAAATCTTAAATCACTGTGCCGGGTGGACCCTGTCACTTGACGGAGGGATGCGGTGAATTCCCTCCTAACGAGCCTCTGACGTCAGACGCGTCCGAAAAGGAGCATAAATTGTGCAGATCAAACCAAGATTAAATAGTTCCGATTCAGCTCTTTTTTCTGTTGGAAAGTTCACCTACTTATTGATATTCATCCACAGCAATACAAGAATTTAGAAAGcgataaaaaaatataaatagaacTTTAGATCACCTAAGGGCATCTACAATGGAGCCGCTTATATACGACCGCTAGGAATTTTAACCCAGCCGAGCGGCAGTTTTGAGGAAATATCCTAACCACGTGCGCTTATGCGGAGTTGCGGCATGAGAAACTGAGGAGGTCAGTTAAAAAAAATATTAGAGGCCAGTGTTGGACTAGTGGACTCTTAGCATGGGTGCCATGATTAATTGATGGATTCCTCTCCGCTCAAGCGCTCATACAAGCGCCGCGCATTGAACATGCCCTAACAACGACTAAAACACTAGCATGAACAGAAGGCGCACCGCCGACTTGGCCCCTCCTCACTGAAGCTAGACAAAGTTTTGTCGTATTTTTTTAGATTTTGTTTTGCAGACAAACGGAAAATAGTCACGATAGAAGTTCCAAATGTCATTGCACCCAGAGCTTAACTTCTCCAGTTATGTATGTAGACGTGCTGGCATCTTGCATTCTTGCTTCATCGACTCTTGTATATATGAAGTTGTTGTGACAACAACtagaagcaaataaagaaaaaaaaacttgccGATACAAGAACTAGAAGAACTAGTATATGGAGGATCTGGCCTTGAAACGGATCTGGAGGATCTAGTCCATGGTAGCAACTCACCTTCAAAATTTCGGGCTGATCTAGAAGAACCAGTAAGCACTGAAGAAGACAAGCATGCCAATTGATTAGTTCCTAAACTAACATCCTCGTATCCGCTCGAATGAGGCAAATATGAGCATTTTAGGAATGAGATCCTGCAAGGAAGATGACTGAGAAGGACTGAAGGAGCTTCAGAAGAGAATGAGAGGGGGGGGGAGAGTTAGAATAGACATGAGGATGGGGAGACAAGGAACGATGAGGGTGCACATACCTTCATCAACAAACAGAGATGACAAACAAACCCGACGACAAGGAAAGTTGTTATACAAAAACTCTATGGtgagaatcttcttattcttttcaACCCTTGCAATATCTTTTCCATCCATTCTATGCTCAATTCTTGGTTCTTGCGCGGGTAAAGACAACATGAAAATAGCAGGAGCAACAACACCCATTAGTTAGCTAGCTCTAACGCGCTCTCACCGGTTCAGCTAATCCGAAAGTCGGTTGATCTTCTGAATTAGCGGGACTTGGGAAGTGGACGTAGAAAGCCTTTCAACTAGCAATGAATTGACTATTTATTAGAAAGATTGGAAAACTCCCTATCTGTTGTGAGAGGAGTTCAGACCAACAACCAGCTTGTCTAATGGCAATATATATAACATCAAATTGGTATAATATGAAATTATATTTCAAGACCATTGTAGTGATACTAAAATATGTGTCATCCATGTTGTCATTTTTTTCTCCATGAAATTAGTCAAACTGTCCCTTCGGGGACATCCGATAAAATTAGTCAAACTTTAAGATACTAAAGTTAGAAGTACAATTATACTCCGTTGAGATGTACTCCGTATTTGAGCAAGGGAAAGAGTACAAAGATATTTAAGATATTTGAGTAGGGAGAGAGTATAAAGATCACTCCCAAAAAATGGACTCCAATGCAGCGCAGCAAATTATGTGCGGACCGCTAACAATTTTCGATGTGGCAATTGATTAGGGGAATTTGCCATCCGGACGTCAGTTAAAAAAATTGGGCGGCTCGTGTTCAGTGGCGTCGGGAAATTGGAATCAGAACGTGCGCTCGTTAAAAAATCACTCAATTATTAGGCCTCTCACATTCCAAGTACTCCTACGACAGTAATGAAAAAGAAGTGCATTCGGCATTGCAAACGTACGATTCAATTGACGAACCGGCAACGGCAAATCCATTCAGCTCCCTACTTAATAATTCCCCTCAACGATCAATGATCCAGCAACGAAATCTCTTCACATTCCCTTCTTTCCCTCCTATAAATTCCACCATCTCCCGAGTGCCCAGCCATCTTCTCCAAGGAGCACCAACGATGGCTTCCAGCAACAAGATCTCTCTGAAGCTGCTGGTGGACACCAAGTCGAAGAAGGTCCTGTTCGCGGAGGCCGGCAAGGAGTTCGTGGACTTCGTGTTCAGCCTGCTCACCCTCCCCATCGGCGCCGTGGTGAAGCTCATCTCCGCCGGCACCATGCAGGGGAGCATCGGCCGGCTGTACCAGAGCGTCGACAACATCGGCGCGTCCTACCTGCAGCCCAACAAGGACAAGTCGGACCTCCTCCAGCCCAAGGTGCTGCACCCTGACGCACGCGAGCTGCTGCTCCTGCAGGGCGGCGGCAACGGCGACGGCAAgagctcgtcgtcgtcgccgctggcgaggttCAAGATGTACACGTGCGCCGGGTACTGCGCCACGGCCACCATGGAGGCCAAGGCGGCGTGCCCGCAGTGCAAGCAGGCGATGGCTACGGAGGTCACCTTCGTGCTGCCCTCCGCCGCGCCCAAGGCGTCCTCGGCGTCGGCTTCGGAGGCGGGAGGCTCAGGCGGCGACGAGACCGGCGGGTACGTGAAGGGGCTGGTGACCTACATGGTCACGGACGGGCTGGAGGTGACGCCCATGTCGGCCATCTCCAGCATCACCCTCATCAGCAAGTTCAGCGTGAACAAGGACGTGGAGCTGGCCGAGAAGTTCGTCTCCGTCGGCATGGACGAAGGGCTTGGGCTTCTCAAGGCGGCGCTGCGCTCCGACACCGTGCTGTCTGACGTCTTCATTGCCAAGAAGAagtgatcgatcgatcgatcggtgGTGGTACTCATAACGTGCAATACGAGGATCGATCGAAGGAATAAAGAACTTGAGCTGATATTGTGTCCATATGGATGTTGCTCTCTTGCTGGGAGATAAAGTTATGTATGCCTGCCGTCCCATGTCCTTTTGCTTATGTTTTCCATTCATGACACTCCAATTGATCTTCATTTCATTTTGTGTCTCGGCGGAGTCAATCAGATTTTCACAAAGCTACTCGATACTATACCATATGCTGATATGCATGTCAAACTCGGTCCTAGCACTACGGCAAAacagggctttgccgtgcagcctaaacgcacggcaaaggggcaaatcggctcggcaaagcctttgccgtgcggccgtgcacggcaaagattgctCGGCAACGACCCGCCCGGCAAAgccgtctttgccgtgcgtcgcgcaaaaatcgcacggcaaaggctttgccgagcgacgcagcgttgccgtgcgctgtggcctctttgccgtgcgatttcctttgccgtgcgctgtgccTTTTTGCCGTGTggcagtctttgccgtgcgcttccactccagcccgcacggcaaagaggtttagcaaaattaaaaaaaaaagacgCCCCACTGCCACGCCAGGTCGCCGCGCGCCCGCCCATGCCCGCTGGCCGCCGCATGCTTTCCCACGCCCGCTCGCTGCAGCAACACTCGAGGATGGCCGAGAtagggaggaggcggcgacgctcGAGGATGGCCGCCAcgtagctccggcgccgccatccTCAGCTCCTGCACCATCTCTGGGAGGAGTCGGGGATGAGAAGCTCCTGCACCATCTCTAGGAGGCGCCGACGCAGGCCGGGGACGAGCGCTGGACGCAGGCCGGGGACGGGCGCCGCCGCAGGCCGGGGACGGGCGCCGCCGCAGGCCGGGGACGAGCGCCGCCGCAGGCCGGGGAACCGGGGACGGGCGCCGCCGCAGGCCGGGGACGAGCGCCGCCGCGTGCTGTGTGGCCAAGGCGCTGCGCTCGGAGCCTCCCACGACCCGCGTGCTGTGGAGTCTGGATCTCGATTTGATCTGGACTGGAGTCTCCATCGTGCACATATAAAAGAGTTTGGTGTGGGTGGTGGGGCCAACGTGAGACGTGAGGTAGGCCACGTCACCTATCCGTGTGTTTACGGCTGTTCAGCTATACGatcgttctttgccgtgcgcgaaATTGTAGCTTTGCCGTGttagtttctttgccgtgcgccgttaGTTATTTTGCCGTGCAatggttctttgccgtgcgccgttaATCGTTTTGCCGTGcaatgtttctttgccgtgcgtcgttaGTCGTTTTGCCGTGCAatagttctttgccgtgcgccctttCTGCTGATACACGGCAAAGAAAAcagagccgcacggcaaagacgagACGCACGGCAACGCCCTTTTTTCCCGTAGTGTAGCATGCCACCGGTAAAAATGGTCCGGATCAAGATTATCACAAAGCTACTTGATTATATACCATATATGCATGTCAAAGTCAAACTCGGTCCTAGCATGCCACCGGTACCGGATCAATTGCATACTCTTTTTTCCTTCTATAAGCCCCGGATTCTAGATAGATCCGCTGTTTTTTAAAGAAATTACCCAAATACATTTATACACGTCCATACAGCTTTTTAGTGTATTGATTTTTGATGACGCTCGTGCCTATGGAGAAATCATGCATCTCCTTGAATAACCCTGATTTCTCCATGATTTCTCAAATTTTCcggcctacacaaaaatgacaaatcttgCTGTTTTCGAATTTACACAAAATTTTAGAGACATATGGGTATTTGGAATTTGGTGGGGAATATTACTCCCCCCTACATAAAAATGACAGATCTAGTGGTTCTCAAATTTTTCATTGTTCACTGTCTAGTGGTTATTCATTTTTACACAGCTTATAAGTACATAATATTTCGCAGCGGTTCTTTACACACACAGGTAGACATCATCATTATCTATCTCTTAAgatattttttcatattttttttttaaaattaaaagggCTTCATGGAGCCCATCTTCTGAGAAGCCTGTGTTTCTCTTCCGACCCACGTTCATTTCCCTGATAAAACAACTTACGGATCGTTCGTTCACACGAAGAAAACCCTTTCCTGTCCCGTCGGCTCCTCCGGCCGGCTGCCACGCCCACAACTCGCAGGTACGGTCCTTCCTTTCCTCCGGTCAGTCAtggggcgaaaccctagccccccGTCCCGCCTACTCTCTTCCCCGCTTCGTCGGGCCGGACACATCCTCTTCTGTTCTCTTGGCCGCGGCATCCTCTCACAGCCCCAAACAGCATAATCGGGGCTATTTTCCTTGTGATTTGGAGAATCTCCACGGTCGCCTATTGGTTCTTCAACGCCCACGATTTGCACGCCCGTGTACGATTCACCCAAGCTAGCTATGATGTAGAAGTGCAGTAGTAGGAGTAGTGTGGTCAGCAGTTCTTAATTAATGTTGCCGAGAGTCGGTGTCCTGTGAAACCATAATATGTTTAAGCAGCTTCGCTTCCTGCATAAAAAAAAATGAAGCGTGGCTATTGGGTTTTCAACTTCACAATCAAGTATTCTTGCCTGCCTCAATCAGGCTATGCACTACTGCTATGTAGTGTTTTCGTTTAGTTCAGTTGGCATGTGGTGTTATGTTTTGTTATATGCAGCATTGTCATCATACTCGGCTATTTAAGATGCAGAGAAGAACAAAACTTTTATTTGTTTTGCCACGCATGTGGTGATCTTTTGTTTAGTGGATAGTGTATCTGTTTAGAAATAGGACGGTCATTTTGTCATCATTATTTTCAGCATCTTGACTGATGCTTTATATTACGATACTTGTCAAAGTATTTCTTAATTGAATCAACTGCTACTGTTTTTACGAGAAAAGTCATTGTAGATGTGAACGACTGCACATGAACTTTACAGTGTCTTAATGCAAAATTGTGCACCCCATTAAAAATGCAAAAACTAGATATTGTAATGCTCTGTTTCGTGTCCTATGTTTTtgaagttttgagttttctgtgaAAATTCTAAGATGCCAGATTTGTGTGGCTCCACTATACTCTAAAGAAAAAGTTAACCAAACAAGGCATGCAACTAATTTGTGATGTAATTCAGGTTATATTTGTTCTAGCCAAACAAACAGTGAAACTAGATCTTGAGTCTATAGAGACAATGCACGAGAAGGAGGCAACGAATACCGCTTGTCACGAAGATGCTAGTGCAGATAAATCAAACTCGGATGAATATGATCCTTGGAATCCTCCCTATCCTCCATTTGTTCCTCCTGTTGGGGCGGACCCTAGTACGGCTATCAGTTTATCCTTTGAGGTGCAGTAACTAACTACCCTTTATGATATTTGTATGTTATTATGCTTCCTTTCCCTAGTCATAGCTTTTGATGGTGACACATGCTCTCCCTCCCCTTTCAGTGGACAGATGAGAAAGATGCTGAACTTGGTGCCCACAGAGCATCCAGTATAATATTTCCAGACCGCACCCCTCAGGTTATCTGCAATTGAGAAATCATTTgattataatttatattttacgtTTGTCCTGCTGTATTTTTTGCGGGTGCAACTTCCTGATGGAACTTTTTGTTGTTATCCTATAGTACATTGCACCAAGActtgtttaattttttttgctttaCTAATCTGTTAACTGATTTCCTTTCACCTCTTCTATTTCTAAATGGATAGACGGTGAATCTTGCCTTCCACGATACATTGCACCGTTTAGTGCCCATCCTTGATAAGGATAGCGTCCGAGGGTTCCTCCGCTTTATGCAACGGTATGGGCGGGGCACACGATGGGGTTTTATCATCACCCCAGAGGCTCTGAACCAGATGATAACGCAAAATGCGCTGCGATGTGTCAAAGTTGCCTTGGAGGGTCAGGCACCTGAGCTGGGTAGGTGCCGGGCCGGTCCCAATGTCATGACCCAGTATGGTTACTTCCCCCTCCACCGAGCTGCTGAAATGTTCTCCGTTGACATGATTGAGTTGCTCATTCGCCACGGTGCGTCAGCCAATCTACGAACAGCAGGCGCCGAGGTAATTGAGGGACTACTCCCACTCCATGTTGCAGTCGACAACACGTGCATGCATAAGTATCTGGAAGACAGTTTGTTCCCAAACCGTGAGGATCAGGATTACAATGAGCATCGGGATTGCAGTGAGGCAGATGCAAACTATATCTTCAGGCTCATCTATCTTTTGTGCCTGCCTGAAATGGTTTGTCTC from Lolium rigidum isolate FL_2022 chromosome 4, APGP_CSIRO_Lrig_0.1, whole genome shotgun sequence encodes the following:
- the LOC124646445 gene encoding uncharacterized protein LOC124646445, giving the protein MASSNKISLKLLVDTKSKKVLFAEAGKEFVDFVFSLLTLPIGAVVKLISAGTMQGSIGRLYQSVDNIGASYLQPNKDKSDLLQPKVLHPDARELLLLQGGGNGDGKSSSSSPLARFKMYTCAGYCATATMEAKAACPQCKQAMATEVTFVLPSAAPKASSASASEAGGSGGDETGGYVKGLVTYMVTDGLEVTPMSAISSITLISKFSVNKDVELAEKFVSVGMDEGLGLLKAALRSDTVLSDVFIAKKK